The segment GCATGGGTCAGCCCGAGCATGATTCCCAGCAACCAGACAATGGTGCGTGCACGCATGTCGGCTTTATCCTCCGGTTCCGAAGATGCGGTCGCCGGCATCCCCTAACCCTGGCCGAATGAACGCATTTTCATCCAGCCCGCGGTCTATGGCTGCCGTAACAATACGCACGTCCGGGTGCGCTTCCTGAAGGGCTCGAATCCCTTCTGGTGCGGCAATCAAACAGACAAACGTAAAGCGCCGGGCTCCATGGGCTTTCAGGTGATGGATCGCCTGCACTGCACTGCCGCCGGTAGCTAGCATGGGATCGACCACAAACACCCGCGCTGCTTCGATGCCGCCCGGAATATTGCTGTAGTAATCGACCGGCTGCTTGGTACGCTCATCGCGTTGCATGCCCAGATGCCCCACCCGCGCCTCCGGTACAAAGCGCACAAAACCATCTACCATCCCCAGTCCGGCCCGCAGAATAGGAACCACCACAATCTCCTCGGCCACCCGATAGCCGGTGGTGGGCTCCAGAGGCGTCTCAATAGGAATCGGTTCGACGGCCAGGTCCCGCAGCGCCTCGTAGGCCAGAATGGCAGCCGCTTCGGCCACAATCTGCCGAAACTGCCCGTGCGTGGTCTCCCGTCGCCGGAGCAGTGTTAAATCACGCTTCAGCAAGGGGTGATCAACGACGGTCAGCGTGCTCATGGCTATTGCGTTTCCCCTCCCTGTTGCTTGCGCCTGCGCGTTTCTACCCAGCGCCGATGCGCTTCGTAGTCTTCCTTCCAGGGTTGCCGTTCAAAATAGCTATCGGTAAGCTTCTTGAGCGTCCCTGAAAGCAACACCAGGGAGATTACGTTGGGCAGCGTCACCAGCGACAGGGCCACATCGCCTACATCCCACACAGTAGTCACGGCCACCACAGCGCCCAGAAAGTGCATGATCAGGAAAACGGTCTTGTAGGGTAGAATGCCCTTCGTGCCAAACAGATAGTAAGCACAGCGATCACCGTAGTAACTCCAGGAAATAGCCGTCGAAATCGCAAACAACAGCACGCTTAGCAGCACGATGTAGCGGCCAACGCCCCCCAGTCCCAGCGCCGACAGCCCGCGCTCAAATCCGAGGGTGGTTAGCGGCGCACTGCTCCGCACCGCATCGCCGTAAAGCCGGGTGTAGCGCTGCCCATCGTCACCACGCGCCTGCGCCTGCAACGGATAGATGGTACCCGTAAAGGGCTGCGTCTGGGCCTCATCCACGAACAGCCGCGGCACACCTACCTCGAAGTAAGCCAGTTGCGGCTGCCCCTCCACCGGCCGCCCGTCCACATACCGCACCGAATCAGGCGTGGCCACGCGCGTGTAGCCGATCTCGTCGTTACCGGTGACGTACGTGATGTTCACATCGTTGAGCGGCAGCGTAGTGGGCACGCGCTCATTCCAGACACCGGTAATCACGATCACAAGGCCGGTCATGGTGCAGATAACCAGCGTGTCGATAAACGGCTCCAGCAACGCCACCACACCTTCGGAGACCGGCTCATCTGTTCGAGCCGCTGAATGGGCTATAGGCGCTGAGCCCTGCCCGGCTTCGTTGGAAAAAAGCCCGCGCTGCACGCCATAGGTGAGCGTGGTCAGCAATACCCCCATGCCGGTCCCGGCCACGCCCGCGGTCGGGTTAAAGGCTTCGCGGAAGATCGTTCCAAAAGCAGGGAGCACGTGCTCCAGGTTAGCAAAAATGATCAGCAGCGCCCCCGTTACGTACAGACCCGCCATGAGCGGAGCCAGCACGCCCGTTACCGCACCAATGCGGCGAATGCCCCCGATGATGACCAGCCCTACCAGGGTGGCCGTAACCAGACCGGTGATCCAGGTCTCAATGCCGAATGTATCCCGCACCTGGGTTGCAATGGTATTGGCCTGGATCGCATTGCCGGTCATGAACGAAGTGATCATGAGCATAAAGGCAAAAAAGACGGCCACCGGCTTCCAGCCCAGCCCCTTTTCGATGTAGTACATGGGTCCACCGGCCACCGAGCCAGCCCAGACCTTGCCGTCCGATTCAACAGGTACGCGGTAGTGCAGGGCCAGTGTTACCTCGCTGTACTTGGTGGCCATGCCCAGAAAAGCGGTCACCCACATCCAGAAAAGCGCCCCCGGCCCGCCGATATGAATCGCAATTGCCACGCCTGCAATGTTGCCAATGCCCACCGTAGCCGAAAGCGCTGTCGTCAGCGCCTGAAAGTGGGGGACGTCGCCCGGTTCATCGGGATTGTCATACTTCCCAGAGGCTACTGCAAAGCCATGCGCCAGCTTGCGCAGTTGAATGAAGCGTAAACGCAAGGTCAGAAATAAACCCGCTCCCAGCAACCCAACCACCAGAACCGGTGCCAGCCAACTATTTAGCTGCTCAATTACGTG is part of the Rhodothermus profundi genome and harbors:
- the upp gene encoding uracil phosphoribosyltransferase: MSTLTVVDHPLLKRDLTLLRRRETTHGQFRQIVAEAAAILAYEALRDLAVEPIPIETPLEPTTGYRVAEEIVVVPILRAGLGMVDGFVRFVPEARVGHLGMQRDERTKQPVDYYSNIPGGIEAARVFVVDPMLATGGSAVQAIHHLKAHGARRFTFVCLIAAPEGIRALQEAHPDVRIVTAAIDRGLDENAFIRPGLGDAGDRIFGTGG
- a CDS encoding alanine/glycine:cation symporter family protein; its protein translation is MELFSHVIEQLNSWLAPVLVVGLLGAGLFLTLRLRFIQLRKLAHGFAVASGKYDNPDEPGDVPHFQALTTALSATVGIGNIAGVAIAIHIGGPGALFWMWVTAFLGMATKYSEVTLALHYRVPVESDGKVWAGSVAGGPMYYIEKGLGWKPVAVFFAFMLMITSFMTGNAIQANTIATQVRDTFGIETWITGLVTATLVGLVIIGGIRRIGAVTGVLAPLMAGLYVTGALLIIFANLEHVLPAFGTIFREAFNPTAGVAGTGMGVLLTTLTYGVQRGLFSNEAGQGSAPIAHSAARTDEPVSEGVVALLEPFIDTLVICTMTGLVIVITGVWNERVPTTLPLNDVNITYVTGNDEIGYTRVATPDSVRYVDGRPVEGQPQLAYFEVGVPRLFVDEAQTQPFTGTIYPLQAQARGDDGQRYTRLYGDAVRSSAPLTTLGFERGLSALGLGGVGRYIVLLSVLLFAISTAISWSYYGDRCAYYLFGTKGILPYKTVFLIMHFLGAVVAVTTVWDVGDVALSLVTLPNVISLVLLSGTLKKLTDSYFERQPWKEDYEAHRRWVETRRRKQQGGETQ